The Chitinophaga sp. H8 genome contains a region encoding:
- a CDS encoding FecR family protein: MNTQPDIQVVIEYLEDPENEQHKLALDKWLQQDAGHLDIFLEMRALWQGDVLPAISSYNTTRQWEQLETQLDAPQPLTVAPSTVTPVKKISPRYWWAAAAILLLVAGYTIFHQPAYLVKQTAQKQDSLLLPDGSMVYLNAHTSIRYPREFKTRHITIEKGEAFFDVAQKPDAPFSVNTDKVAIQVLGTSFNVKDDGRAVKVFVQTGKVSAAFKGSDNKVTLTPGVEAALATANQKIETRRPQKNNNILAWKTRQLVFEDSPLTAVAAALENCYHVEVVIRNEQLADKKLIASFRNLPLEEVLDIMEKTLQINISHKNDLVEIY; the protein is encoded by the coding sequence ATGAATACGCAACCCGACATACAAGTAGTAATCGAATATCTGGAAGATCCGGAGAACGAGCAACACAAGCTGGCACTGGATAAGTGGCTGCAGCAGGATGCCGGCCATCTGGACATCTTCCTCGAAATGCGTGCCCTCTGGCAGGGAGATGTGCTGCCTGCTATTTCCTCCTATAATACTACCCGGCAATGGGAACAGCTGGAAACACAACTCGATGCCCCACAGCCATTGACGGTCGCGCCTTCAACTGTTACCCCTGTTAAAAAGATATCTCCCCGCTACTGGTGGGCTGCAGCTGCCATTTTATTGCTGGTGGCAGGATATACTATTTTCCACCAACCAGCATATCTGGTAAAACAAACAGCACAAAAGCAGGATAGCCTCCTGTTGCCGGATGGTTCCATGGTATACCTGAATGCACATACCAGCATCAGATACCCCAGGGAATTTAAAACCCGTCATATTACTATCGAAAAAGGGGAAGCCTTTTTTGATGTCGCACAAAAGCCGGATGCTCCCTTCTCTGTAAATACGGATAAAGTAGCCATCCAGGTATTAGGCACCTCTTTTAATGTAAAAGACGATGGCCGTGCCGTAAAAGTATTTGTACAAACAGGAAAAGTAAGTGCTGCATTTAAAGGCAGCGACAATAAAGTAACCCTCACTCCTGGTGTTGAAGCAGCACTGGCAACGGCTAATCAGAAGATTGAAACCAGGCGGCCCCAGAAAAACAATAATATTCTGGCCTGGAAAACAAGACAGCTTGTTTTTGAAGATTCCCCACTGACTGCTGTAGCGGCTGCCCTGGAAAATTGCTACCATGTAGAGGTAGTGATCCGCAATGAACAACTGGCCGATAAGAAACTTATTGCCAGCTTCCGTAACTTGCCGCTTGAAGAAGTACTGGACATTATGGAGAAAACCCTCCAGATTAACATCTCACACAAAAACGACCTGGTAGAAATCTATTAA
- a CDS encoding RNA polymerase sigma-70 factor → MMHLSNAEIVAGIRNRDKAVFEAVFKHFSPSMYNIAVRYLKDEDEANDVVQDVFLNLWRGATLLDERSPVQHYLARATVNTCLNAIKKEQRKQTYTREQLFTTASVTDYLALEHKELIAQYHAALEKLPEQCRRVFEMSRLKGHSPTEIATQLNISINTVYAHLTTALKKLRLSLNQQ, encoded by the coding sequence ATGATGCATTTAAGTAATGCGGAAATAGTTGCCGGCATCAGGAACAGGGATAAAGCTGTGTTTGAAGCAGTATTCAAACATTTCTCCCCTTCCATGTATAATATAGCCGTTCGTTATTTAAAGGATGAAGATGAAGCCAATGATGTGGTGCAGGATGTGTTCCTCAATTTGTGGAGAGGCGCTACACTCCTGGACGAAAGATCGCCTGTGCAGCATTATCTGGCCAGGGCCACTGTGAATACTTGTCTCAATGCTATCAAAAAAGAACAACGGAAACAAACTTACACCCGCGAACAGTTGTTTACAACGGCCTCCGTTACCGATTATTTAGCACTGGAACACAAAGAGTTAATAGCCCAGTACCATGCTGCCCTGGAAAAACTACCGGAGCAATGCAGACGGGTGTTTGAAATGAGCCGGTTGAAAGGACATTCTCCTACAGAAATTGCCACCCAATTGAATATTTCTATTAATACGGTGTATGCTCATCTCACCACTGCCTTGAAAAAGCTGAGACTTTCCTTAAATCAACAATAA